The following are from one region of the bacterium genome:
- a CDS encoding RNA-binding S4 domain-containing protein: protein MRLDVWLHRVCLLKSRNQAKQGCQSGHILLDGQPVKESRELRGDEELTLRFPRRELRVRVLAIPTGNLAKRDAAACYALLEERALRDEI from the coding sequence GTGAGGCTGGACGTCTGGCTGCACAGGGTCTGCCTGCTCAAGAGTCGCAATCAGGCCAAGCAGGGCTGCCAGAGCGGGCACATCCTTCTCGATGGCCAACCGGTGAAGGAGAGCCGGGAACTGCGCGGCGACGAGGAGCTGACACTGCGCTTTCCGCGTCGCGAACTGCGCGTGCGCGTGCTCGCGATCCCGACCGGGAATCTCGCCAAACGCGATGCCGCCGCCTGTTACGCCCTCCTCGAGGAGCGCGCGCTGCGCGACGAGATCTAG
- the mfd gene encoding transcription-repair coupling factor, with protein MALVDELPSLAGAGAALRAALAAGPLRRVLAGLTGSSLPLLLARLERELPPDGRPWVILTAQSAEAEGIAEDLRTCGAQGVAHLPELEVLPFDRHGADRNLVARRLEVLDALERSRVRFLCTSVGAWLTKVLPPALLAERRFTLQPGMEIDLETLAEQLAALGYRRVGLVSEPGDFAVRGGIVDLFAPSPDSEEPVRLELAGDTLESLRGFDPATQVSTRALAETRVLPCGPVLLAESDRLRAVRELQKLYPAESVLVEDLAASFLAGLPFEGIDRYSAYFVPEVPLDHYLAGGYRPLIVDAEAVLSRWTQLAAEVESRRAKAGANDELPPAASAAYLDAAALQALLDGPELLCVEDELAEAMASPRAPVVKFTSKSQPSFGSSVKALREDLGALAAAGYRISVYCDNQGQADRLAEILAEHEESLHLPVGDLQHGFLLPDEKLAVYTDHEIFDRYKRIRRRRRLYRGTPVRDRASLRPGDYVVHIEHGIARYQGMKKLTVLGEEREVLHLSYAEEQQLYVPIEQIHLVEKYSNQEDGTPRLNRLGEKAWLRTRKRAEKAVREMATDLLALYARRQASPGFACGSDTPWQNELEASFLYQDTPDQARAAAETKADMERARPMDRLVCGDVGFGKTEVAIRAAFKAAQAGKQVAVLVPTTILAQQHLQTFTERLREYPLRIEMVSRFRSSAQIKETLKRLAAGELDVVIGTHRLLSADVAFKDLGLLVIDEEHRFGVAHKEKLKRARAAVDVLTLTATPIPRTLHMALGGIRDVSLIRTPPLDRLPVHTEIAAFDDEIMKEAILREMDRGGQVYFVHNRVETIDAMATYLGELLPDLRIAVGHGQMSEHQLERVMVDFIEGEYDVLVSTLIIESGLDIPRVNTILINRADRFGLAQLHQLRGRVGRSRQRAYCLLMIPRDRDISEDSRRRLEALVEHDELGAGYRLALRDLEIRGAGNMLGAEQHGHLAAIGFDLYLRLVAQAVRELREGKSYVQDVRVESRLDARLPDDYVPDAEQKMLLYQRMGHIDRLEEAATLRREIRDRFGALPGSVENLFLLLEIKVLAMAAGVARVELGERTRLELQPGAGLAPAGAADLARNFGRDILFMGKDPLVLELRAGPGERFESVRILLKSMEGCATPLASNA; from the coding sequence ATGGCCCTCGTCGACGAGCTGCCCTCCCTGGCCGGCGCCGGAGCCGCGCTGCGCGCCGCCCTGGCGGCGGGGCCGCTGCGCCGCGTGCTCGCCGGCCTCACGGGCTCGAGCCTGCCGCTCCTGCTCGCGCGCCTGGAGCGCGAGTTGCCGCCGGACGGCAGGCCCTGGGTGATCCTGACCGCGCAGAGCGCGGAGGCCGAAGGCATCGCCGAGGACCTGCGCACCTGCGGCGCCCAGGGCGTCGCGCACCTGCCCGAGCTGGAGGTGCTGCCCTTCGACCGCCACGGTGCGGACCGCAATCTCGTCGCGCGGCGGCTGGAGGTGCTCGATGCCCTGGAGCGCAGCCGCGTGCGCTTCCTCTGCACGAGCGTGGGCGCCTGGCTGACCAAGGTGCTGCCGCCGGCCCTGCTCGCCGAGCGGCGCTTCACGCTCCAGCCGGGCATGGAGATCGACCTGGAGACTCTCGCCGAGCAACTCGCCGCGCTCGGTTATCGCCGTGTCGGGCTCGTGAGCGAACCGGGCGACTTCGCGGTCAGGGGCGGCATCGTCGACCTCTTCGCCCCGAGTCCGGACAGCGAGGAGCCGGTGCGCCTCGAGCTGGCCGGCGACACGCTCGAGAGCCTGCGCGGCTTCGATCCGGCGACACAGGTTTCCACGCGCGCGCTCGCGGAGACGAGGGTCCTGCCCTGCGGGCCTGTGCTGCTGGCCGAGAGCGACCGCCTGCGCGCCGTGCGCGAGCTGCAGAAGCTCTACCCGGCCGAGTCGGTGCTGGTCGAGGATCTGGCCGCCAGTTTCCTCGCGGGCCTGCCCTTCGAGGGCATCGACCGTTACAGCGCCTACTTCGTGCCCGAGGTGCCGCTGGACCACTACCTCGCCGGCGGCTATCGGCCCCTGATCGTGGACGCGGAGGCCGTCCTCTCGCGCTGGACACAGCTCGCAGCCGAGGTCGAGAGCCGGCGCGCGAAGGCGGGGGCCAATGACGAGCTGCCGCCGGCCGCGAGCGCGGCCTACCTGGACGCCGCGGCGCTGCAGGCCCTGCTCGACGGCCCCGAGCTGCTCTGCGTGGAGGACGAGCTGGCCGAGGCGATGGCCAGCCCGCGCGCGCCGGTGGTCAAGTTCACGAGCAAGAGCCAGCCCTCCTTCGGCAGCAGCGTCAAGGCCCTGCGCGAGGACCTCGGCGCCCTGGCCGCAGCGGGCTACCGGATCAGCGTCTACTGCGACAACCAGGGCCAGGCCGATCGCCTGGCCGAGATCCTCGCCGAGCACGAGGAGTCCCTGCACCTGCCCGTCGGCGATCTCCAGCACGGGTTCCTGCTGCCGGACGAGAAGCTCGCCGTCTACACCGACCACGAGATCTTCGATCGCTACAAGCGCATCCGGCGTCGGCGCCGGCTCTATCGCGGCACGCCCGTGCGCGATCGCGCCTCCTTGCGGCCGGGCGACTACGTCGTGCACATCGAGCACGGCATTGCCCGCTACCAGGGGATGAAGAAGCTGACCGTGCTCGGCGAAGAGCGGGAGGTGCTTCACCTCAGCTACGCCGAGGAGCAGCAGCTCTACGTCCCGATCGAGCAGATCCACCTCGTCGAGAAGTACAGCAATCAGGAAGACGGCACGCCGCGCCTGAACCGCCTGGGCGAGAAGGCCTGGCTGCGCACGCGGAAGCGGGCCGAGAAGGCCGTGCGCGAGATGGCCACCGACCTGCTCGCGCTCTACGCGCGCCGCCAGGCCAGCCCCGGCTTCGCCTGCGGGTCGGACACGCCGTGGCAGAATGAGTTGGAGGCGAGCTTCCTCTACCAGGACACGCCCGACCAGGCGCGGGCGGCCGCCGAGACCAAGGCCGACATGGAGCGCGCGCGGCCGATGGACCGCCTCGTCTGCGGCGACGTCGGCTTCGGCAAGACGGAGGTCGCCATCCGCGCCGCCTTCAAGGCCGCGCAGGCGGGCAAGCAGGTGGCGGTGCTCGTGCCGACCACCATCCTCGCTCAGCAGCATCTGCAGACCTTCACCGAGCGCCTGCGGGAGTACCCACTGCGCATCGAGATGGTCAGCCGCTTCCGCAGCAGCGCGCAGATCAAGGAGACCCTGAAACGGCTGGCGGCGGGCGAGCTCGACGTCGTCATCGGCACGCACCGCCTGCTCTCGGCGGACGTCGCCTTCAAGGACCTCGGCCTGCTCGTCATCGACGAAGAGCACCGTTTCGGGGTGGCGCACAAGGAGAAGCTCAAGCGGGCGCGCGCAGCCGTGGACGTGCTCACGCTGACGGCGACGCCGATCCCGCGCACCTTGCACATGGCCCTCGGCGGGATTCGCGACGTCTCGCTGATCCGGACACCGCCGCTGGACCGCCTGCCCGTGCACACCGAGATCGCCGCCTTCGACGACGAGATCATGAAGGAGGCCATCCTGCGGGAGATGGACCGCGGCGGGCAGGTCTACTTCGTCCACAACCGCGTGGAGACGATCGACGCGATGGCGACCTACCTCGGCGAACTGCTGCCGGACCTGCGCATCGCCGTTGGCCACGGCCAGATGAGCGAGCACCAGCTCGAACGCGTGATGGTGGACTTCATCGAGGGCGAGTACGACGTGCTCGTGAGCACGCTGATCATCGAGTCGGGCCTGGACATCCCGCGCGTGAACACGATCCTCATCAACCGCGCGGATCGCTTCGGGCTCGCGCAGCTCCACCAGCTGCGGGGGCGTGTCGGCCGCAGCCGTCAACGCGCCTACTGCCTGCTGATGATCCCGCGCGACCGCGACATCAGCGAGGACAGCCGCCGGCGCCTGGAAGCGCTCGTCGAACACGACGAGCTGGGCGCCGGCTACAGGCTGGCCCTGCGCGATCTCGAGATCCGCGGCGCCGGCAACATGCTCGGGGCCGAGCAGCACGGGCACCTCGCCGCGATCGGCTTCGACCTCTACCTGCGCCTCGTCGCCCAGGCCGTGCGCGAGCTCCGCGAGGGCAAGAGCTACGTGCAGGACGTGCGCGTGGAATCCCGCCTGGATGCCCGCCTGCCCGACGACTACGTCCCCGACGCCGAGCAGAAGATGCTCCTCTACCAGAGGATGGGCCACATCGATCGGCTCGAGGAGGCCGCGACGCTGCGGCGGGAGATCCGCGACCGCTTCGGAGCGCTGCCGGGCTCGGTGGAGAACCTCTTCCTGCTCCTCGAGATCAAAGTGCTCGCGATGGCGGCCGGGGTTGCACGCGTGGAGCTGGGCGAGCGCACGCGGCTCGAGCTGCAGCCGGGCGCCGGTCTTGCGCCGGCCGGCGCGGCGGACTTGGCGCGGAACTTCGGACGCGATATACTCTTCATGGGCAAGGACCCTCTGGTCCTGGAGCTGCGCGCCGGTCCCGGCGAGCGTTTCGAGTCCGTGCGAATCCTGTTGAAGTCGATGGAGGGCTGTGCTACTCCCTTAGCTTCTAATGCCTGA